A window of Deinococcus fonticola contains these coding sequences:
- a CDS encoding ATP-binding protein — MFLGRLQELSALQAEYARSRPSLILVRGRRRVGKSTLILKSLEGRPHIYYQANRLTSSENLSLLRQTVREVLGDDPVLDGLNSWAAVLLYLARLSVSRPGLTLVLDEFPYLCDGDAALPSIVQQVWDRVQAESLSFNLVLCGSSIAFMGELLAERNPLHGRQTFSLDLPPLSYREASERFPDWSLSDRAYAFAVFGGMPYYLALCEPQESLKENVMQVILRNGAPLHDEPTHLLQAELQNVARYATILRAISDGCTTWGEILNRVPELESSQHLSPYIGKLEELRLVEVTRSLDAPPKGRNRRYRLADPFLAFWYHFVLPNSSALEAGQSEAVWQHVITPNLDKYMGDVFERICRDYLRLYGQERFGMPAREVGSIWSGDFDVDVVATLLDEQVVYGECKWWKDPVGQNILDHLCEKTQSVKYGKGEPQYALFARSGFTETIEKEGVHLLGLAALYGQEESNPDSIQYSRI; from the coding sequence ATGTTTTTAGGTCGTCTTCAGGAACTCAGCGCTTTACAGGCCGAGTATGCCCGGTCACGTCCCTCCCTGATTCTTGTTCGCGGGCGCAGGCGGGTCGGCAAGTCCACCCTGATTCTGAAGAGTCTGGAAGGCAGGCCACACATCTACTATCAGGCGAATCGGTTGACCTCCTCCGAAAACCTCTCTCTCCTGCGCCAGACCGTCCGGGAGGTGCTGGGTGACGACCCGGTGCTCGACGGTCTGAACAGTTGGGCAGCGGTACTGCTTTACCTCGCTCGGCTGTCCGTATCTCGCCCTGGCCTGACCCTCGTGCTCGACGAATTTCCTTACCTGTGTGATGGAGATGCTGCTTTGCCCTCCATCGTTCAGCAGGTTTGGGACAGGGTGCAGGCGGAAAGTTTGTCCTTCAATCTGGTGCTGTGCGGTTCAAGTATCGCGTTCATGGGGGAACTGCTGGCCGAGAGAAATCCACTCCACGGCAGACAGACCTTTTCACTCGACCTCCCGCCTCTGAGTTACCGTGAAGCCAGTGAACGCTTCCCTGACTGGTCGCTGTCCGACCGGGCCTACGCCTTTGCAGTGTTTGGAGGCATGCCCTATTACCTGGCGCTGTGTGAACCGCAGGAATCGCTGAAGGAAAACGTCATGCAGGTCATCCTGCGAAACGGCGCACCCTTGCATGACGAACCTACTCACCTCTTGCAGGCGGAACTTCAGAACGTGGCCCGCTACGCCACCATCCTGCGGGCCATTTCGGACGGTTGCACCACCTGGGGCGAGATTCTGAACCGTGTGCCGGAACTGGAAAGCAGCCAGCACCTCAGCCCCTACATCGGCAAACTGGAAGAACTGCGCCTGGTCGAGGTGACCCGTTCGCTGGACGCCCCACCCAAAGGCCGCAACCGCCGATACCGACTGGCCGACCCTTTTCTGGCCTTCTGGTATCACTTTGTTCTGCCGAACTCCTCGGCTCTGGAGGCTGGACAGTCCGAAGCGGTCTGGCAGCATGTCATCACTCCAAATCTGGATAAATACATGGGGGACGTGTTCGAGCGTATCTGCCGGGATTACCTGCGACTCTACGGTCAGGAACGCTTCGGAATGCCCGCCCGTGAGGTCGGTTCTATCTGGTCGGGCGACTTCGATGTGGATGTGGTGGCAACACTGCTCGATGAGCAGGTGGTCTACGGGGAATGCAAATGGTGGAAAGACCCGGTGGGGCAGAATATCCTCGACCATCTGTGCGAGAAGACCCAATCCGTCAAATACGGCAAGGGTGAGCCGCAATACGCCCTGTTTGCCCGGTCTGGCTTTACGGAAACTATTGAGAAGGAAGGCGTACACCTGCTGGGCCTGGCGGCCCTTTATGGTCAGGAAGAGTCAAATCCCGACTCCATTCAATATTCGCGAATTTAG
- a CDS encoding nucleotidyl transferase AbiEii/AbiGii toxin family protein has protein sequence MPSPTALIEQAALELQPLLERLVFVGGATVELLLTDKAAGPVRPTNDVDVATHVSRRSELSKLEERLTGLGFEPDQEGPLCRWKKGSLVLDVMTDDGEMQGFTNPWYASAIQHARQVTLPSGRTVRVLDAPHLIATKLVAWRDRGQGSMFSHDLEDILMVLDGRPELSDELRAAPPPLQDFVRQEFASLLAHPDFEETLQGTFTEKGRDTVVLERVRVIAVLTPGP, from the coding sequence ATGCCCTCGCCTACCGCACTCATTGAACAGGCCGCCCTGGAGTTGCAGCCCCTCCTGGAGCGACTGGTCTTCGTGGGTGGGGCCACGGTGGAACTGCTGCTCACGGACAAGGCGGCAGGCCCCGTGAGGCCCACGAACGACGTGGATGTCGCTACCCATGTGAGCAGGCGGAGTGAACTGTCGAAACTGGAAGAACGCCTGACAGGTCTGGGTTTTGAACCCGATCAGGAAGGCCCCCTCTGCCGTTGGAAGAAAGGCAGCCTGGTACTGGACGTGATGACCGACGACGGTGAGATGCAAGGCTTCACGAATCCCTGGTATGCCTCCGCGATTCAGCATGCCCGGCAGGTCACCCTGCCCTCAGGGAGGACGGTTCGTGTGCTCGATGCCCCACACCTGATCGCCACGAAACTGGTGGCCTGGCGAGACCGTGGTCAGGGAAGCATGTTCAGCCATGACCTTGAGGACATCCTGATGGTGCTGGACGGCAGGCCGGAGTTGAGTGATGAACTCCGCGCCGCACCGCCTCCTCTTCAGGACTTCGTGCGTCAGGAATTCGCTTCCCTGCTGGCTCACCCTGATTTCGAGGAAACCCTACAGGGCACCTTCACGGAGAAAGGACGTGACACGGTTGTGCTGGAAAGGGTCAGAGTGATTGCCGTCTTGACTCCCGGGCCTTGA
- a CDS encoding helix-turn-helix domain-containing protein translates to MPEAPRHERPPSQERLIFGRRLREERQKGGWTLEDLAAEAQMNWSYIAQIERGERNLPIDTMSLLAQALGVSLVSLLTEK, encoded by the coding sequence ATGCCTGAAGCTCCTCGCCATGAACGTCCGCCCTCACAGGAGCGACTGATTTTCGGTCGTCGGCTTCGTGAGGAACGGCAGAAAGGTGGCTGGACGCTTGAAGACCTTGCCGCCGAAGCACAGATGAACTGGTCGTATATCGCTCAGATCGAGCGTGGGGAAAGGAATCTGCCTATTGACACGATGTCTCTGCTCGCCCAGGCACTTGGGGTCAGCCTGGTTTCACTGCTGACAGAAAAGTGA
- a CDS encoding DUF6232 family protein — MTKKTGEVEFYRDAGVTVTSARFSTNGQTIAMSGVTSVSIHKDPMGAIEVGCLITGLPLLYWGFTSPDARPVLLLGFALVGFAAWIISKPVYSLILTSNSGKKKMLKTKNKERLVKIAAAVEDAVIYRG, encoded by the coding sequence ATGACCAAAAAGACAGGAGAAGTGGAATTTTATAGGGACGCGGGTGTCACGGTCACCAGCGCCAGGTTCTCGACGAACGGTCAAACGATTGCAATGAGTGGCGTGACCTCCGTCTCGATTCACAAAGACCCTATGGGGGCGATTGAGGTGGGCTGCCTCATTACTGGTTTGCCGCTCCTTTACTGGGGATTCACGTCCCCGGACGCGAGGCCTGTGTTGCTTCTCGGCTTCGCACTGGTCGGTTTTGCCGCGTGGATTATCAGCAAGCCAGTTTATTCGCTGATCTTGACCTCGAATTCTGGCAAAAAGAAGATGCTGAAAACGAAAAACAAGGAGCGCCTGGTCAAAATCGCGGCGGCAGTCGAAGATGCCGTTATCTACCGTGGCTGA
- a CDS encoding tyrosine-type recombinase/integrase produces the protein MTEARRDAQEAREKARHGDMPRADNLTLDTLLESYRSYMAHDPQANEDEKDRRWSFRTTLHNASLHATYIKPHLGSQKAGAITPKMLRSYYQKLTAQKLGNSGQRQIASLLSGAYKWAIAEELLPPSQNPTRDAKPQRRKKVTAQVRSYDREQSIRLLEVCAKEPLGLPISFLLWTGLRIGELTALRRSDILVQEDGTIAIAVTKTRSEFRSTVYENETKTKESNRLVFLEAEAVEILNRRLELSKIEAASTGQPETDYLFAFLRQPQRKAGVAKQQLPLLHNTLRQAMQRICDMAQVPRLSPHKLRHTRASLLVAEGHSITAISKHLGHAKISTTTDFYVHSNHEEQKKLRVSLRKEEAGTDSTDDEYRCRTSVPP, from the coding sequence ATGACCGAGGCGCGGCGGGATGCGCAGGAGGCACGCGAGAAAGCCCGGCATGGGGATATGCCGAGGGCTGACAACCTCACGCTCGATACCCTGCTTGAGAGTTACCGCAGTTACATGGCGCACGACCCTCAGGCCAACGAGGACGAGAAAGACCGTCGCTGGTCGTTTCGCACCACCCTGCACAACGCCTCGCTGCACGCCACGTACATCAAGCCGCATCTCGGCTCCCAGAAAGCCGGGGCCATCACGCCGAAAATGTTGCGCTCCTACTACCAGAAACTCACCGCACAGAAACTCGGGAACAGTGGACAGAGACAGATCGCTTCGCTACTTTCCGGTGCATACAAATGGGCCATTGCTGAAGAACTCCTTCCGCCCTCGCAGAACCCGACCCGGGATGCAAAACCGCAGCGGCGTAAGAAGGTGACGGCGCAGGTTCGTTCCTATGACCGGGAACAGTCCATCCGTCTCCTTGAAGTCTGCGCCAAGGAACCGCTTGGCCTGCCAATCAGTTTCCTCCTGTGGACGGGGTTACGCATTGGGGAACTCACGGCGCTGCGCCGCTCGGACATTCTGGTTCAGGAGGACGGCACAATCGCCATTGCCGTTACCAAAACCCGTTCTGAGTTTCGGAGCACAGTGTACGAGAACGAAACCAAAACCAAAGAGTCCAACCGCCTCGTCTTTTTGGAAGCGGAAGCGGTCGAAATCCTGAATAGGCGACTGGAACTCTCGAAAATTGAAGCAGCGTCTACCGGACAGCCCGAAACGGATTATCTGTTCGCGTTCCTGCGGCAACCACAGCGCAAAGCGGGAGTAGCGAAACAGCAACTCCCACTCCTGCACAACACGCTCCGCCAGGCGATGCAGCGGATTTGCGACATGGCTCAGGTGCCCCGACTCTCGCCACACAAATTGCGTCACACTCGCGCCTCGCTCCTTGTCGCTGAAGGGCATTCCATCACGGCTATCAGCAAACACCTCGGTCACGCCAAGATCTCTACCACCACCGATTTTTACGTTCATTCAAACCATGAGGAACAGAAAAAACTGCGTGTGTCCTTGAGAAAAGAAGAAGCCGGAACAGATTCCACTGACGACGAGTATCGTTGTCGCACCTCCGTGCCGCCATAA